The Halorubrum sp. BV1 genome contains the following window.
AAGCCTACGGGGGCGACGGTGAAAAATCCGCGCGTGGCGCGGCAGTCGGCGACGGCGACGGACGGGGCAGTTGGCGACGAGCGGCGGCGGTCGCCGACAGCTAGCGCCCCTCAGTCGTCGAGACCGAGCAGATCGAACGGGTAGCCGTTGTCGGTGTCGTCGGCCTGCGCGTAGACGACGCGGGCGGCCGCCACGTCTTGGATCGCGAGACCGGTCGAGTCGAAGACGGTGACGCCCGTGAGGCTGTCGTCCGCCGAACTCTCGTCCTCGTCGGTCCTCCGGCCTTCGCCGTCGGTCCCCCGGCCTTCGCCGTCGGCCCCGACTCGTCCGGCGAGCCGCCCCACGACGATCGCACCGAGTTCGCCGTAGATGTCGTCGTCGGTGAGGGTGCCGGCGGCGTAGGGGACGTTGATCTCGCCGGAGTGGGTACACTGCTCGCGGTCGTCGATGACGATCGCGGCGTCGGCGAGCAGCTCGTCGGCGAGCTCGTGTTTGCCGGCGGCGTCCGCGCCCATCGCGTTGACGTGCGTGTGCTCGCCCACGTCCTCGGGGCCGACGATCGGCTCCTCGACGGGGGTTACCGTCGACAGCACGTCGCAGTGGCCGGCCTCCGCGACCGAGCCGCCGCGCACGTCGAACCGGTCGTCGAAGGCGTCGACGAAGGCCGCGACGCGCTCCTCGTCAAGGTCGCTCACCACGACTTCCTCGATGTCGCGTACCGCCGCGATCGCCTCCAGTTGGGTGTACGACTGGACACCCGCGCCGACGATCCCGAGCGAGGTCGCGTCGGGTACGGCGAGGTGGTCGGTGGCGACCGCCGCGGCCGCGCCCGTGCGCTTCATCGTGAGCGTCGTGCCGTCGAGGATCGCGAGCGGGAACCCCGTCTCGGGGTCGGAGTAGATCATCGTCCCCATCACGGTCGGAAGGTCGTGGTCGGCGGGGTTGCTCGGGTGGGCGTTCACCCACTTGATACCCGCGGCGTCCCACCCGCCGCCGTCGGCCGTCGACTCCGCGGTATCCGCCTCGCGCACGTCAAGGTACGCGGGCATCGAGCGGAAGTCGCCGTCGTACTCCGGCAGATCGACGTACGACTTCGCCGGCATGATCGCGTCGCCGCGCTCGTAGGCCGCGAACGCGCCGCGGACCGCCTCGATCACCCGATCCATGCGGGCGTTCTCGTCGACGTCGTCGGCGTTGAGAAGCAGCGTCTGCATGTCGCAAGCTTTGCCGGTCCGGTATTTATACTCTTGCGAATCGGCGGGAGGGAGCGAGGAGGGCGTCCGCGCCCGCGGTCGGTCGGGAACACGATTATACCGGCGCACGCTCCACGGTACCTCATGAACCTCTCGCTCGACGCGACGCAGCTCGACCGCTACTCCAGACATATCATCATGGACGAGGTCGGTCCGGAGGGGCAGAAGGCCCTGCTCGACGGGCGCGCGCTCGTGCTGGGCGCGGGCGGGCTCGGCGCACCGGTCATCCAGTACCTCGCGGCCGCGGGGGTCGGGACGCTCGGGATCGTCGACGACGACGTCGTCGAGCGATCGAACCTCCAGCGACAGGTGATTCACGGAGAAAGCGACATCGGCGAGCCCAAAGTCGAGTCGGCCGCCAGATACGTCGACCGGCTCAACCCCGACGTCGACGTGGAAGCGCGCGAGACGCGGCTCGACGAGACGAACGCCCGCGAGCTGATCGGGGAGTACGACGTCGTCGTCGACTGCGCGGACAACTTCCGCACGCGGTACGTCGTCAACGACGCCGCCCGGATCGAGGGGGTGCCCGTGGCTCACGGCGCGATCTACAAGTTCGAGGGACAGGCGACGACGCTCGTCCCAGACGGCCCCTGCTACCGGTGTCTGTTCCCCGAGCCGCCGGAACCGGGGACGGTTCCCGACTGCGCGACGACGGGTGTGCTCGGCGTCCTGCCCGGGACTCTCGGCTGTATCCAGGCGACAGAGGCGGTTAAACTCCTCCTCGCCGCCGGCGAGCCGCTGGCCGGTCGACTCCTGTTTTACGACGCGATGGATATGTCCTTCGAGACGGTGTCGTACCAGCGGAACCCCGACTGTCCGGTGTGCGGCGAGGACGGCATCGAGACGATAGAGGGGATCGACTACGCCGGCGGCTGTCGGATCGACGCCGACTGAGCCGTCCCGAGATGCGCTGTCGGTGTCACGCCGAGGGGTGCGGTTGGTGCCACGCCGAGGGGTGCGGTCGGTGCCACGCCGAGGGGTGCGGCTGCAATGGGTGCGCCGGGCGGTCGAGTCACAGCGACCGTTCGGTCATCGTCGGTCCGGCGGTCGCGTCCGACCCCTCGCCGGCGAAGCCGGAGCGGACGCACCAGCGGCAGTAGCGGAACGTCGGTCGGTTCTCCGCGCCGCAGTGCCGACACGCCACGGTCTCGCCGTCGACGTCGAGCGGCGGCGGCTCGCCTTCCGCCCCCTCCGCGGGAGGAGCCCCGGCACGAGACGCCGACCCGGTCGCCGCTCCGCCGTCGTCGGCCGACTCCGTCGGCGTGCCGCCAAGGACCGCGTCCGACCCGGGTTCGCGCCGGAGCAGGAACCACGCAGACGCGAGGGTGAGCGCGACCGTCCCGGCGAACACCGCGGCGATAGGCAGGAGGAACTCCCCCGTCATGTGATGTGTGTTAGCAGGCCAGAAGTAAATGTGCGTCGGTGAGCCATACCACAGCGATCCGCGCCGATGAGCATAGGGGCGTAGGCGACGGTAGTCCCGGGTACTCTTTGTGGCTCCCGCCGAACTGGCGGACGCATGAAAGAGATCGTTCACACCGACGACGCGCCCGAGGCGGTCGGCGCGTACAGCCAGGCGACGACGACCGGCGAATTGGCGTTCACGGCCGGGCAGATCCCGCTCACGCCGGAGGGAGAACTGCTCGACGACGCGCCGATCGCCACCCAGACCGAACAGGCGCTCGACAACCTCCTCGCCGTGTTGGCGGAGGCGGGCGCGGCGCCCGAGGACGTGCTCAAGACGACTGTCTTTCTCGCCGATATCGAGGACTTCGAGGCGATGAACGAAACGTACGCGACGTACTTCGAGGCGTCGCCCCCGGCCCGGTCGGCGGTACAGGCGGGCGCGCTCCCCAAGGGCGTCGGCGTCGAGATCGAGGCGGTCGCCCTCGTCGAGTAGATGAAGAGCCGCGACGGAGCGGAGGCCGGCGGGACTGCGACCGTCAGCGCTCGCGCGAAATCGGCCGCGCTGTGGGGGCTCGTCGGCGGGTTCTCCTTCCTCGCGCTCGCACAGGGATATCGGCTCGTGGCCGGGGGCGACCTCCCCGTCTCGGTCGCGGGACTGGCCGCCATCGCGGCGGGGATCGCCGTCGCGTCCGGCGGGATCGCGTACGCGACCGAACGCCGGCTCCACGCGAAAAGAAGGACTTAACAGTCCCACCGAAGTATCTCGACACGGGCCAGGATGGCCGAGTGGTAAGGCGCACGCCTGGAAAGCGTGTTCCCATCCGGGATCGGGGGTTCAAATCCCTCTCCTGGCGTTCTGTCGACGCCGACTACGAGCGAGGAGCGGTAGCGATGAGCGAGTCCGGCGTCGGCAAACCCAAAAAAGGGGTTTGAACCAAGGAGTGGAGCGGACGAATCGAGCGGAACGACTGGGGTTCAAATCCCTCTCCTGGCGTTTCGCCGTATCTTTTGTGTCGACAGCGGCGACCGCGAGCAGATCCGGACGGCGAGTCGACCGGTGAGTCGCGTTGACAGGGATCGGGCTACAGACGTGACACGGACAGCGTGAACTGCCCTCCGCACTGACACAAGACTCATATGTATGGGAGATGTTGACACGGGTGACGATGCCAGACACGAAAGCAGGCCGCGAGCGGAAGGGCAAAAACAAGCGCCGACAGTTGGAGAGCCGGCTCAACAGACGCGAACTCGATGCCGACGACGAACCGCCCGAGCCGGTCGTCGACGCGACCGACGCCGAATACCTCGCGACCGACGCCGAGCGGGGTCGGTGATCACGCGGCTGAACACCGCCGATATATTTTCTGTGACGACCGCCGCGCCGTGAGCGTCCCGCTTCGCGTCCGTGCGGGGGTTCCGCACGCATCCGCCAGCAAAAATCACTATATAAATGACGCCCGCTTCGGGGGCTGCGTGCTTTTCAGAGTCGTGCTAACTATACCCATGTGAAGCGTAGGGAGCCGACCGAGTCAGGCGGTTTTCCCCACAACTTACGTCGAGCGTTCGGGGCCATCGAAGGACCGATCAACGACACATTTATATAGAATCACAATCAATCAGACGCTGTATGAGCCAGCGAATGCAGCAGGGTCAGCCGATGATCATCATGGGCGACGACGCCCAGCGCGTCAAGGACAAGGACGCACAGGAGTACAACATCTCCGCGGCGCGGGGCGTCGCCGAGTCCGTACGCTCGACGCTCGGGCCGAAAGGGATGGACAAGATGCTCGTCGACTCGATGGGCGACGTTACCATCACGAACGACGGCGTCACCATCCTGCAGACGATGGACATCGACAACCCGACCGCCGAGATGATCGTCGAGGTCGCCGAAACGCAGGAGGACGAGGCCGGCGACGGCACGACGAGCGCGGTCGCTATCGCGGGTGAGCTTCTGAAAAACGCCGAGGACCTCCTCGAACAGGACATCCACCCGACCGCGGTCATCAAGGGCTTCAACCTCGCGAGCGAGTACGCCCGCGAGCAGGTCGACGAGGTCGCCACGCCGGTCGACGCCGACGACACGACGACACTCAAGAACGTCGCCGAGACGTCGATGACGGGCAAGGGCGCGGAGCTCGACAAAGAGGTACTCGCCGACCTCGTCGTCCGCGCGATCCAGGGCGTCACCGTCGAGGCCGACGACGGCTCGCACGTCGTCGACCTCGCGAACCTCAACATCGAGACGCGCACCGGACGCGCCGCCGGCGAGTCCCGCCTGCTCTCCGGAGCGGTCGTCGACAAGGACCCGGTCCACGAGGACATGCCGACCGACTTCGAGGACGCGAACGTCCTCCTCCTCAACGACCCGATCGAAGTCGAGGAGGCCGACGTGGACACGTCCGTCAACGTCGACTCGCCGGACCAGCTCCAGAAGTTCCTCGACCAGGAGGAGGAACAGCTCCGCGAGAAGGTCGACCAGATCGCCGAGAGCGGCGCGGACGTCGTCTTCTGTCAGAAGGGGATCGACGACCTTGCCCAGCACTACCTCGCGAAGGAGGGTATCTTAGCGGTCCGCCGGACGAAAAAATCCGATCTGTCCTTCCTGAAGAACGTGCTCGACGCGCCCATCGTCACGGACCTCGACTCGCTGTCCGCCGATGACCTCGCCGTCGGCTCGGTCGAACGCGACACCGAAGAAGAGCTGTTCTACGTCGAGGGCGAGGACGCCCACGGCGTCACGCTGCTTCTGTACGGCACCACGGAGCACGTCGTCGACGAGCTCGAACGCGGTATCAACGACGCGATCGACGTGGTCGCGACGACCGTCTCGGACGGGCGCACGCTCCCCGGCGGCGGTGCCATCGAGGTCGAACTCGCCGGACGGCTCCGCGACTACGCTGACTCCGTCGAGGGGCGCGAGCAGCTCGCCGTCGAGGCGTTCGCCGACTCGCTCGAACTGATTCCGCGCGTGCTCGCCGAGAACGCCGGGCTCGACGCGATCGACCTGCTGGTCGACCTGCGCGCAGCCCACGAGGGCGGCGACGCACACGCCGGCTTGAACGTCTTCTCCGGTGAGGTCGAGGACACGGCCGCGGCCGGCGTCGTCGAGACGGCACACGCCAAGGAACAGGCGATCGCCTCCGCAGCCGAGGCCGCGAACCTCGTGTTAAAAATCGACGACATCATCTCGGCGGGCGATCTCTCGACCGCCGGCGACGACGACGAGGGCGGCGCGCCCGGCGGCGGCATGGGCGGCATGGGCGGCATGGGCGGCGCTATGTAAGCGAGGTTCCTGACGAAACCTCGCTTTCGACGGCGAATCGCGATCCGAACACGCACGCTCCATCCCCCTTTTCCACGCGCGCTAGCCGTTCGACAGCCGCCGCACTCGTCGACGGGAGACGGTCACAGCAGGTCGAGGAGCGCCGCGCGTCGACGGTCGAGGTCGAATGCGGCGTCCGCGGCGTCGAGCCGGCCGAGGAACGCGAAGACGTCCGCACCCGCGCGCTCGGCGTGTTCGATCAGCGTCTCGACCGACTCGCGTTCGAGCGCGAGCGACTCCAGATGGCCGCAGACGAGCGCGAGCGCGACCCCGGCCTCGCCGCTCGGGAAGACCGGGTCGACCGCGCTAAAGTCGACCGACTCGGCCGCGGCTGCGTCGCGGGCTGAGACGTCGGTTTCGGCGGCCGGCATCGTCCGCAGGCAGCGCGTGCAGATCGCCGTCTCCGCCGCCGGCGCATGCTCGCGGATGTCGGGCGGAACCGCGAACGCGACGACCGCGGCGTCACAGTGTGGGCAGGTCACTGTCGGCGGTAGGGCGGGGACGTTCATAAGCGGACCGCGGACCCACGCGCGACGCCGATGCGTCCGAGGGCGAATCCGCATCTTCTAGACGCTCCGGTCGCATTCGTGGCCTATGTTCGAGAAGACCACATGGATCAAGCTCCCGCGGAACGTGGTCGTGGGGCACGGCGTCCTCGACGACCTCGGCGAGGCGGTCGGGGAGTTGTACCTCACGGGCCGCCCGCTTATTGTGACGAGCCCCACGCCGAACGACATCGCCGGCGACCGAGTGCGAGCCCAGTTCGACGACCCCGCGACGGCCGTGGTCAGGGACGCCTCCTTCGACGCGGTGGAGGATCTCACCGCGACCGCGGAGGCGGTCGACCCCGGCTACCTGATCGCCTTGGGAGGCGGCAAGCCAATCGACATCGCGAAGATGGCCGCCGACCACCTCGACGTGGGGTTCGTCTCCGTTCCCACCGTCGCCTCCCACGACGGGATCGTCTCCGGGCGCTCCTCCATTCCCGAGGGCGACACGCGCCACTCGGTCGCCGCCGACCCGCCGCTCGCAGTCGTCGCGGACACGACGCTTCTCGCGGAGGCCCCGTGGCGGCTCACCACCGCGGGCTGTGCGGACATCATCTCGAACTACACCGCGGTGAAAGACTGGCGGCTCGCGCGCCGCCTGCGCAACGTCGAGTACAGCGAGTACGCGGGCGCGCTCTCGGAGATGACTGCGGAGTTGCTCGTCGAGAACGCAGACATGATCCGGCCCGGGTTAGAGGAGTCCTCCTGGGTGGTCGTGAAGGCGCTCGTCTCCTCCGGCGTCGCGATGTCGATCGCGGGCTCCTCGCGGCCCGCCTCCGGCGCGGAACACCTCATCTCACACCAGCTCGACCGGATCGCCCCCGGCAAGGCGCTCCACGGCCACCAGGTCGGCGTCGCCTCGATACTCACGGAGTACCTCCACAGCGGCGAAAACGGCCAGTGGGCGGCGATCCGCGACGCGCTCGGTGAGCTCGACGCGCCGACGACCGCCGCTGAACTCGGGGTCGACGACGCGGAGCTGATCGCCGCGTTGACCAGCGCACACGAGATCCGCGATCGCTACACGATCCTCCAAGGCGGGATCAACGAGGAGGCGGCGGTCGAGGTCGCGTCCGCGACGGGCGTCATCGACGGGTGAGATACGCCGCGGACGGGACCCGCGAGAGGCGTTTCCGACCCCCTTCGACTGGGCGCTACCGACCGGCCTCGAAAGCGAGTTAACCGTCCCGCGCCAATCGCGTGTATGTCCACCGCGACCCTCCGCGATCGGGCCAAAGACCGGGCGGGCGCGATCACCCTGCTTCTCACCGTCGTCGGCTACGGCGCGGTCGGCGGGGTCTTTCTCGTTCCGGAGTTTCAAGCGCTGTTCCCGACGCTGACCGAGGGAACCGTCGATCTCCTCGCGCACGCCATCGCCGCGGTCAACACGGTCACCGTGGTCACCCTCTCGCTCGGCTGGTACTGGATCCGCAACGACGAGGTGAAGAAACACGCCGCGGCGATGACCACGTCGTTCGCGCTCATTCTGCTGTTCCTCGGAATGTACCTCCCGAAGGTCGCCGGCGGCGGAACGAAGTACTTCGTCGGTCCCGATCCGGCGTACTACGCGTACCTGATCATGCTCGCGGTTCACATCCTGCTCTCCATCGTCTCCGTGCCCGTCGTCCTCTACGCGCTCGTGCTCGGCCTCACGCACACCGAGCGCGAGCTTCGCAACCAGACGCCGCACCGACGCGTGGGCCGGGTTGCCGCGAGCGCGTGGCTGCTCTCTCTCGTCCTCGGCGTCGTCACGTACCTCCTGTTGAATCACGTGTACGGCTCGACGTTCGAGGCGGCCGAGACCGCCGCGGTGCTTCTCCCAGTCGTTCCGGCGCTGTAGCCGGGTGCGGCGCACGCTGAGCGCCCCGCGCCGACCGCCGCACGCCACCGAAACCCTTGAGCGCTCGCCGACGCACTCACACGCATGACCGACTGGATCGGCGACACGTTCACCAGCGACGTCGGGTGGAACCACCTCGAATCCCTCGTCGACGTCGGGAACCGAATGGCCGGCTCCGACGGCGAGCGGGAGGCGCTCGAACGCACGCGCGACGCGCTCGCCGACGTCGGCGCGCGCGACGCTCGCGTCGAGCCGTTCGACGTGCAGGGCTGGACGCGCGGTGACAGCGCGATTCGTCGGGTAGATGTCGCTGACGACGCCGCTGACGACGGGACCACCACCGTCGCGAGCGGCGCGAACCAGTGTATCGCGCTCCCGCGGAGTCCGGCCGCGGAGGCGTCCGGCGAGCTCGTCGACCTCGGATACGGGATACCGGAGGACTTCGAGACCGCGGATGATCTCGACGGAGCGGTGGTGATGGCCTCCTCGGACACGCCCGACTCGCTCGACCGGTTCGTCCACCGGCGCGAGAAGTACTACCACGCCGTCGAGGCCGGCGCGGCCGCGTTCGTCTTCGCGAACCACATCGAGGGGACGCTTCCGCCGACCGGAAGCGTCGGGACCGCCGACGCGCCGATCGGCGAGATTCCCGCAGTCGGAGTGAGCAAAGAGACCGGCGCTCGCCTCGCGCGCCGATACGAGGGCGACGACCTCATCGTCGACGTCGACTGTACCGCCGCCGAGGCGGAGAGCGGCACCGTCGTCGCCGAGGTCGGCCCCGCGACCGACGAGTACCTGATCGTCTCCGCGCACGTCGACGCCCACGACATCGCCGAGGGCGCGATGGACAACGGCGCTGGGACGGCGACGGTCGTGGAGGTCGCCCGCGCGCTGGCCGCTCGGGAGGGCGACCTCGACACCCGAGTTCGGTTCTGTGCGTTCGGCGCGGAGGAAGTCGGGCTGGTCGGGTCCTCACGGTTCGCTGCCGACGTCGACCCCGACCGAGTCAAAGCCGTCGTCAACGTCGACAGCAACGTGTTCGGCCGCACGCTGCGATTCGATCACCACGGATTCGACGCGCTCGAATCCGCCGCCGAGCGCGTGGGAGATCGGTTCGATCACCCGGTGTCGCTCGGTGCCGAAATCGTCCCGCACAGCGACCACTGGCCGTTCGTCGCGCGCGGGATCCCCGGATACATGGTGTCCGGCGAGACCGCGGACCGAGGCCGCGGCTGGGGACACACCGGCGCGGACACGCTCGACAAACTCGAATCGCGGAACCTCCGCGAACAGGCCATTGTGGTGACCGAACTCGTGGTCGAACTCGCCGACGGAGCCGTGACCACGCAGCGACGCGATCCGGAGGCGATCGCGGCGGCGCTGGAAGCGGAGGGGAAAGCGACCGGCATGAAGGTTACTGGCGACTGGCCGTTTTGACCGCCGTCCGGGCACCGAACCGTCTCGCCGCGAACCGGGAGGTTTTCACACGCCCCGATCACACCCCGAACATGGACGCGTCGGAACGCCGGATCACGGTCGTCGGTACCGACGACCGGACGGCGGAGATTCGGAGGGCGGTCGACGGCGTCGTCGACCGCACCGGGGACGCTCTCCCAACCACGACAGCCACCGCCGTGTCGAACGACGCGGCGGACGCCGCGGTCGTCGTCGCCGTCGGCCGCGAGGCGCTCCGGGACACCGTCGCCGCCGCGCCGAACGGGACGGTAATCCCGGTCGGCCGCGACCGGTTCGCGCTCGACGTCGGCCGCCTGAAGGACGTGCTCAGCCGCGAGTTCTCCGCTGGCCCCGCCACGGCCGAGCCGGCGACTCCCGGCTCGAACGACGCGCGCGACGCGGCGCTCGCGCCGATAGACGGCGTCCGGCGGGCGACGCACCCCGTCCTCGCGGTGGACGGTACGTCGGCGTCGCCGCGAGCCGCGTTCGACGTCGCGTTCGTCACCGATTCGCCCGCGCGGATCTCCGAGTTCGCGATCGAGTTCGCGTACGGAACGCCCGCGACGTTCCGCGCGGACGGCGTCGTGGTCGCGACGCCGCTGGGCAGCGGCGGGTACGCGAACGCCGCCGGCGCACCGATCGTGGAACCCGGCGGGGGTCTCGCGGTGACGCCGATCGCGCCGTTCAGGACGCAGACCGACTCGTGGATCGCCGCGTCGGAACTGACCGTGACGGTCGAACGCGAAGAGGAGCCGGTCGCGCTGGTCGTCGACGGCGCGAAGCGCACGCTCGTCGACCCGAACCGGCCGACCGCGATCGAGGCGGTCGATCGGGTCGACCTCGTGGTGGCGACACCGGGTTCCGAGCGCGACGATCGGAAACACTCTAATAACTCGTAACCGGATGTGTCGGTATGGACCCACTGCAGTTCCTCGTTCCCCTCGGCTGGCTGTCCGCCGTCGGACCGGTGCTGCCGTACGCGATCTTCACCATGGCCGTCGCGAATCTCGTGACGCGCCACCTCGCGCACAGGCGACACGTCGACCAGGGGTCGGACGGCGACAGCGTCGAGTCGTACACGCCACATGTGTTCACGAACGTCGGACTCCTCCTGTTGGGCGTCCTGTTCGCCATCGACTCGCCGGTCAGCGGCGTCATCATCTCCGTGATCGTCATCACGATGCTGATCGCCGACCTGTTCGAACTGGAGGCACGCAACGTCGAAGCCCGTAACGACATGACGATCGAGGCGCCCAAAAGCGCGATCGCCGCCTCGGTCCTGCTCATGGTGTTCGCCTCCTACTACGCGCTGTTCTTCCTCGTCGAGGGAATCTGGAACCAGTTCATCGTCGCGTAGGCGGTTTCAGTCCTCACCGACGACGCGTCGTTCTCCGGCGGCCGGCCACCGTGGCTGTCGGCTGCCCGACTGCAGTGGCACGAATCGTCGCCCACCGTCTCGTTTCCGCGGACACGCTCCGCGCTTTTTCCACACCGCCGTCCGACTGGCGGCGCTGCCGAACGCGATACGCACACCCCCGAGCACGCGCACCGAGCCGCGC
Protein-coding sequences here:
- a CDS encoding ornithine cyclodeaminase family protein gives rise to the protein MQTLLLNADDVDENARMDRVIEAVRGAFAAYERGDAIMPAKSYVDLPEYDGDFRSMPAYLDVREADTAESTADGGGWDAAGIKWVNAHPSNPADHDLPTVMGTMIYSDPETGFPLAILDGTTLTMKRTGAAAAVATDHLAVPDATSLGIVGAGVQSYTQLEAIAAVRDIEEVVVSDLDEERVAAFVDAFDDRFDVRGGSVAEAGHCDVLSTVTPVEEPIVGPEDVGEHTHVNAMGADAAGKHELADELLADAAIVIDDREQCTHSGEINVPYAAGTLTDDDIYGELGAIVVGRLAGRVGADGEGRGTDGEGRRTDEDESSADDSLTGVTVFDSTGLAIQDVAAARVVYAQADDTDNGYPFDLLGLDD
- a CDS encoding molybdopterin-synthase adenylyltransferase MoeB produces the protein MNLSLDATQLDRYSRHIIMDEVGPEGQKALLDGRALVLGAGGLGAPVIQYLAAAGVGTLGIVDDDVVERSNLQRQVIHGESDIGEPKVESAARYVDRLNPDVDVEARETRLDETNARELIGEYDVVVDCADNFRTRYVVNDAARIEGVPVAHGAIYKFEGQATTLVPDGPCYRCLFPEPPEPGTVPDCATTGVLGVLPGTLGCIQATEAVKLLLAAGEPLAGRLLFYDAMDMSFETVSYQRNPDCPVCGEDGIETIEGIDYAGGCRIDAD
- a CDS encoding zinc ribbon domain-containing protein, producing MTGEFLLPIAAVFAGTVALTLASAWFLLRREPGSDAVLGGTPTESADDGGAATGSASRAGAPPAEGAEGEPPPLDVDGETVACRHCGAENRPTFRYCRWCVRSGFAGEGSDATAGPTMTERSL
- a CDS encoding Rid family detoxifying hydrolase, which translates into the protein MKEIVHTDDAPEAVGAYSQATTTGELAFTAGQIPLTPEGELLDDAPIATQTEQALDNLLAVLAEAGAAPEDVLKTTVFLADIEDFEAMNETYATYFEASPPARSAVQAGALPKGVGVEIEAVALVE
- the thsB gene encoding thermosome subunit beta; translated protein: MQQGQPMIIMGDDAQRVKDKDAQEYNISAARGVAESVRSTLGPKGMDKMLVDSMGDVTITNDGVTILQTMDIDNPTAEMIVEVAETQEDEAGDGTTSAVAIAGELLKNAEDLLEQDIHPTAVIKGFNLASEYAREQVDEVATPVDADDTTTLKNVAETSMTGKGAELDKEVLADLVVRAIQGVTVEADDGSHVVDLANLNIETRTGRAAGESRLLSGAVVDKDPVHEDMPTDFEDANVLLLNDPIEVEEADVDTSVNVDSPDQLQKFLDQEEEQLREKVDQIAESGADVVFCQKGIDDLAQHYLAKEGILAVRRTKKSDLSFLKNVLDAPIVTDLDSLSADDLAVGSVERDTEEELFYVEGEDAHGVTLLLYGTTEHVVDELERGINDAIDVVATTVSDGRTLPGGGAIEVELAGRLRDYADSVEGREQLAVEAFADSLELIPRVLAENAGLDAIDLLVDLRAAHEGGDAHAGLNVFSGEVEDTAAAGVVETAHAKEQAIASAAEAANLVLKIDDIISAGDLSTAGDDDEGGAPGGGMGGMGGMGGAM
- a CDS encoding DUF6276 family protein; the protein is MTCPHCDAAVVAFAVPPDIREHAPAAETAICTRCLRTMPAAETDVSARDAAAAESVDFSAVDPVFPSGEAGVALALVCGHLESLALERESVETLIEHAERAGADVFAFLGRLDAADAAFDLDRRRAALLDLL
- a CDS encoding NAD(P)-dependent glycerol-1-phosphate dehydrogenase; protein product: MFEKTTWIKLPRNVVVGHGVLDDLGEAVGELYLTGRPLIVTSPTPNDIAGDRVRAQFDDPATAVVRDASFDAVEDLTATAEAVDPGYLIALGGGKPIDIAKMAADHLDVGFVSVPTVASHDGIVSGRSSIPEGDTRHSVAADPPLAVVADTTLLAEAPWRLTTAGCADIISNYTAVKDWRLARRLRNVEYSEYAGALSEMTAELLVENADMIRPGLEESSWVVVKALVSSGVAMSIAGSSRPASGAEHLISHQLDRIAPGKALHGHQVGVASILTEYLHSGENGQWAAIRDALGELDAPTTAAELGVDDAELIAALTSAHEIRDRYTILQGGINEEAAVEVASATGVIDG
- a CDS encoding DUF420 domain-containing protein, translating into MSTATLRDRAKDRAGAITLLLTVVGYGAVGGVFLVPEFQALFPTLTEGTVDLLAHAIAAVNTVTVVTLSLGWYWIRNDEVKKHAAAMTTSFALILLFLGMYLPKVAGGGTKYFVGPDPAYYAYLIMLAVHILLSIVSVPVVLYALVLGLTHTERELRNQTPHRRVGRVAASAWLLSLVLGVVTYLLLNHVYGSTFEAAETAAVLLPVVPAL
- a CDS encoding M28 family peptidase, giving the protein MTDWIGDTFTSDVGWNHLESLVDVGNRMAGSDGEREALERTRDALADVGARDARVEPFDVQGWTRGDSAIRRVDVADDAADDGTTTVASGANQCIALPRSPAAEASGELVDLGYGIPEDFETADDLDGAVVMASSDTPDSLDRFVHRREKYYHAVEAGAAAFVFANHIEGTLPPTGSVGTADAPIGEIPAVGVSKETGARLARRYEGDDLIVDVDCTAAEAESGTVVAEVGPATDEYLIVSAHVDAHDIAEGAMDNGAGTATVVEVARALAAREGDLDTRVRFCAFGAEEVGLVGSSRFAADVDPDRVKAVVNVDSNVFGRTLRFDHHGFDALESAAERVGDRFDHPVSLGAEIVPHSDHWPFVARGIPGYMVSGETADRGRGWGHTGADTLDKLESRNLREQAIVVTELVVELADGAVTTQRRDPEAIAAALEAEGKATGMKVTGDWPF
- a CDS encoding NAD(+)/NADH kinase; translated protein: MDASERRITVVGTDDRTAEIRRAVDGVVDRTGDALPTTTATAVSNDAADAAVVVAVGREALRDTVAAAPNGTVIPVGRDRFALDVGRLKDVLSREFSAGPATAEPATPGSNDARDAALAPIDGVRRATHPVLAVDGTSASPRAAFDVAFVTDSPARISEFAIEFAYGTPATFRADGVVVATPLGSGGYANAAGAPIVEPGGGLAVTPIAPFRTQTDSWIAASELTVTVEREEEPVALVVDGAKRTLVDPNRPTAIEAVDRVDLVVATPGSERDDRKHSNNS